The Desulfovibrio sp. G11 region TACATAAATGCTTCAGCGCCGCGTACAAACGCAGCACCCGCAGAGTAGCGCGGGCCTTGCCGCAAGATGTCTTTCGGCAGGGCGGTTTCTGAAGTGCCGCACATTTCAGAAACGACCCTTCTGTAGTGCGTGTGGGGCGTTCGTACCTCATGCACCGGCGGGGCGCTGCCGCTATAACCATCAAATCAATCTGCGCTAGTGTGATCATGCCTATTTACGAATATCAGTGTTCCAAGTGTCAGCACAGGTTTGAGGAGTGGGTGAAAAGTCCCTCCGATCAGGGCGAAGAGCCTTGCCCCAAGTGCGGCGCGGCCTCTCCGCGCATAATGTCGCAGACATCTTTTGTGCTCAAGGGGGGCGGCTGGTACGTTGATGACTATGGCTATCGCAAGGGCATAAAGGAAGAAGGCGGCGCGTCCTCTTCCTCTTCTCCCTCTCCGGCGGAGGCCTCTCCGGCCGCGCCGACCGCACCCGCACCTGCCGCCGCCCCGGCGGCCGCTCCCGCAACCCCGGCCCCTGCTGCCGGCCCCGCGAAAACGGATTCATGAGGCTGTCATGATCGAACGCTATACCCGCCCGGAAATGGACCGTATATGGACTTTGAAAAACCGCTATCAGGCATGGCTTGACGTTGAGCTGGCCGTTTGCCGGGCGTGGAGCGAAATGGGCCGGATCCCGGCCGAGGCCGTTGCCGTCATCTGCGACAAGGCTGCCATTGATGTGGACCGCATTCTCGAAATCGAGGAAGTAACCCGCCATGACGTCATCGCCTTTCTGACCTCGCTGGAAGAAAAGGTAGGGCCGGATGCGCGCTACATCCACCTGGGCTGCACCTCATCAGATATTGTGGACACGGCCAACGCCCTGCTGCTGGTGCAGGCGGGCGAACTGATTCTCAAAGACATACGCGGGCTTCTGGGCAGCATTGAATCGCTGGCCCGGCGCCACAAGGGTGTGCTGTGCATGGGCCGCACCCACGGCATCCACGCGGAACCCACCAGCTTCGGCCTCAAGATGGCCGGTTTTTACGCCGAATTTTCGCGTCATCTGGCGCGGGTGGAAGCCGGGCTTGAGAGCGTGCGCGTGGGCAAGATATCGGGCGCGGTGGGCACATACGCCTTTTTGTCGCCCGAACTGGAAGCGCGCGCCCTGGGCCATCTGGGCCTTGGGGTTGATCCGCACTCCACCCAGATCATCCAGCGCGACCGCTACGCCCACTTCTTTACCTCTCTGGCGATTCTGGGCGGCGGCATAGAGCGCCTTTGTGTGGAACTGCGCCATCTGCAGCGCACCGAGGTGCTGGAAGTGGAAGAGGGCTTTGCCAGAGGGCAGAAAGGCTCCTCGGCCATGCCGCACAAAAAGAACCCCATTTCGGCAGAAAACATGACCGGGCTTTCACGCCTGCTGCGTACCAACGCCCTTGCCGCTCTGGAAAACCAGGCTCTCTGGCATGAGCGCGACATCAGCCATTCGTCGGTAGAGCGCGTTATCATGCCCGATTCCACCATACTGGCCGACTACATTCTTGCGCGCCTTACCCGCCTTCTGGACGGCCTTGTGGTCAAGCCCGACCGCATGCGCGAAAATATGGACCGTTCTTTTGGCCTGTATTTTTCGCAGCGTGTGCTCACGGCGCTTGTGTCCGGCGGGCTGCCGCGCCAGCAGGCCTACGAGGCCGTGCAGCGTCTTGCCATGCAGAGCTGGGAAAGCCGCGTGCCTTTCCCCGATCTTGTGCGCGCCGATGCGGATATGAGCAGCCGTCTGGGCGAAGCCGCCCTGAAAGACCTTTTTGATCCTTCCTATTACCTGCAACACGAAGATGAAATTTTCGCCCGCGTGTTTGCTGAAAGCCCTGCCCGGGCCTAGCCGAGGTTGTTCATGAGCGTTTGCACCCAAGAGCATATGATGGAACTTAAACGCCGTCTCGCGCGCCTGCTGGTGGAAAAATCCTATCGTGAAGGGGATTTTATGCTGGCTTCAGGCCGCAGAAGCGACTATTATTTTGACTGTCGTGTAACGGC contains the following coding sequences:
- a CDS encoding FmdB family zinc ribbon protein, translated to MKSPSDQGEEPCPKCGAASPRIMSQTSFVLKGGGWYVDDYGYRKGIKEEGGASSSSSPSPAEASPAAPTAPAPAAAPAAAPATPAPAAGPAKTDS
- the purB gene encoding adenylosuccinate lyase; translation: MIERYTRPEMDRIWTLKNRYQAWLDVELAVCRAWSEMGRIPAEAVAVICDKAAIDVDRILEIEEVTRHDVIAFLTSLEEKVGPDARYIHLGCTSSDIVDTANALLLVQAGELILKDIRGLLGSIESLARRHKGVLCMGRTHGIHAEPTSFGLKMAGFYAEFSRHLARVEAGLESVRVGKISGAVGTYAFLSPELEARALGHLGLGVDPHSTQIIQRDRYAHFFTSLAILGGGIERLCVELRHLQRTEVLEVEEGFARGQKGSSAMPHKKNPISAENMTGLSRLLRTNALAALENQALWHERDISHSSVERVIMPDSTILADYILARLTRLLDGLVVKPDRMRENMDRSFGLYFSQRVLTALVSGGLPRQQAYEAVQRLAMQSWESRVPFPDLVRADADMSSRLGEAALKDLFDPSYYLQHEDEIFARVFAESPARA